One genomic segment of Brassica napus cultivar Da-Ae chromosome A3, Da-Ae, whole genome shotgun sequence includes these proteins:
- the LOC106443831 gene encoding putative F-box protein At4g11580: MDKADSSRQVSKWKTLDRGILSVIFRKLNVEDLTMGASGVCISWFLAAHNKSLWNTVDLDKFRQTDKDLRLNELRYRIVFTENFKDSDISETRRSLRNITKFSRSAPVNLVFGCCSSLDDEILMFAAASMPNIEKLVLPRWCYLSKNSFGFAFSKWKNLKTLIVAHDVPLTETFEFQIVGENCSNLTNLKYLGGLGKETAEEIVRYFKNIKRLSLQSAYVSRPGVLLLITGLQNLAILNVSHCKEFDDETVTMDNIVQAATQKRVRFILCSNNCTCRNKPWLEGLTTYGSESWRNDEIKELEF; the protein is encoded by the exons ATGGACAAGGCAGACAGCTCAAGACAAGTTTCAAAATGGAAAACTCTGGACAGGGGCATACTTTCCGTTATCTTCCGCAAGCTAAACGTAGAGGACCTTACCATGGGAGCGTCAGGCGTCTGCATCTCCTGGTTCCTTGCCGCCCACAATAAAAGTCTATGGAACACTGTTGACCTTGATAAGTTCCGACAAACAGATAAAGACCTAAGACTTAATGAACTAAGATATAGGATTGTTTTTACGGAAAACTTCAAGGATTCTGACATTAGTGAAACAAGGAGAAGTCTCAGGAATATCACCAAGTTTAGCCGCAGTGCCCCGGTGAATTTGGTCTTTGGCTGTTGTTCCTCTTTAGATGACGAAATTCTCATGTTCGCTGCTGCCAG CATGCCAAACATAGAGAAACTTGTTTTGCCGCGCTGGTGCTACCTATCCAAGAATTCATTTGGGTTTGCGTTCAGTAAATGGAAGAATCTGAAGACATTGATTGTCGCTCATGATGTCCCTCTCACAGAGACTTTTGAGTTTCAAATAGTGGGAGAGAACTGTAGTAACCTcacaaacttaaaatatttggGTGGTTTAGGAAAAGAGACTGCTGAGGAAATCGTGCGTTACTTCAAGAACATCAAGAGGCTGAGTTTGCAATCCGCTTATGTCAGCAGACCAGGAGTTTTGTTGCTAATTACAGGCCTCCAAAACCTTGCGATCCTTAATGTTTCACATTGTAAAGAGTTTGATGACGAGACGGTAACTATGGACAATATTGTACAAGCCGCCACTCAGAAGCGTGTCAGATTTATACTTTGTTCAAACAATTGTACTTGCAGAAACAAGCCATGGTTGGAAGGGCTCACGACGTATGGTTCTGAGAGTTGGCGAAATGATGAGATAAAGGAACTTGAGTTctga